From a single Dendropsophus ebraccatus isolate aDenEbr1 chromosome 8, aDenEbr1.pat, whole genome shotgun sequence genomic region:
- the FGFBP3 gene encoding fibroblast growth factor-binding protein 3 — MRLSSAFSFIFLVHCLSAVQLAYGKNDKTASKRGEAQAFLRAGHFSTKHKHECSWEIVGDATVSLLVTCNVPGASGYNCTYEGEPQKCPLYATKAKQYWKQILGKFKKMKNVCEDKTLRSRLCKNAEAVESQLLKLGEEATADKAKGKSRMKEPGKTSEGRAKEAEGNANVGAEKKSGSKKKKPDTKSNLKPHPSPSPSGLDLTTVREVNDDIVELNENLAETYCAENWHSLCSFFVNFWNG, encoded by the coding sequence ATGAGGCTCTCCAGtgctttttcattcatttttttggtGCACTGCCTGAGCGCTGTACAACTAGCGTACGGCAAAAATGACAAAACAGCCAGCAAGAGGGGCGAGGCACAAGCTTTCCTGCGGGCAGGGCACTTCTCAACCAAACACAAACATGAATGCTCTTGGGAAATTGTTGGAGATGCCACTGTAAGCCTATTGGTAACCTGCAACGTGCCAGGAGCCAGCGGCTACAATTGTACCTATGAAGGGGAACCACAGAAATGCCCTCTGTATGCCACTAAGGCTAAACAATATTGGAAACAGATCCTTGGAAagtttaagaaaatgaaaaacgtGTGTGAAGACAAGACACTAAGATCACGTCTGTGTAAAAATGCAGAAGCTGTGGAGTCTCAACTTCTGAAATTAGGTGAAGAGGCTACGGCTGACAAAGCCAAAGGGAAGAGCCGCATGAAGGAGCCTGGAAAGACGTCAGAAGGAAGAGCGAAAGAAGCAGAAGGGAATGCAAATGTGGGAGCTGAGAAAAAATCTGGAAGCAAAAAGAAAAAGCCTGATACCAAATCCAACCTGAAGCCACATCCCTCCCCTTCACCATCCGGGCTTGACCTCACCACAGTCCGGGAGGTCAATGATGATATAGTAGAGCTGAATGAGAATCTGGCAGAAACCTACTGTGCTGAGAATTGGCATTCATTGTGTTCTTTCTTTGTTAATTTTTGGAATGGCTAA